The genomic segment CCGGAGGGCGCACCGCGGCACCCGCTGATCGACCTGAGCCGGGACCCGAACCCGGGCCGGCCCGATCACGCCAAGCCGGAAGACTGACCTTCCTTCAGCTCGACCAGTGGGGCGTCACCCCTCGGTGACGCCCCACTCCCACGTCCACGAACGTCGCACTCAGGCGCGCGAACGTGGACTTCGGCTTCCTGAACGTGCAACTCGGCTTCCTGAACGTGAGGTTCGCGGATTGCCGAACCCCACGTCCAGGAAGCCGAACCCCACACTCAGGCACGCGAAACACACGTTCGGGCAGGTGAACGTGGCACTCAGGAGCCCGAACCCCGCGTTCAGGCGCGTTTGACGGCGACGTGGTGGCGGTAGCTTTCGACCTCCAGGTGCCGGCCCGAGGGCAGGACGCCCAGTTTCCGCAGGAGTTTGATGTACGCGGTGTCCTGGTGCCCGGCGAACACGCCGCCGAAGATGACGGCGCTCGAGTGCTTGACGATCGGCCTGGCCAGCGCGGGCACCCGCTTCTCGGCCAGTTTCCGGTGGAAGTGGCTCCCCGGCGCGAGACGACGACGGATGCCGGCTTTCACCTGCGGCGACAGGTCCTGCTCGTGCACCCAGTCCAGCCCCGGCAGCTCGCCCTTGAGCGAGCGCAGCACCTCGAGCCGTTTCGCGGTGAACACGTCGATGTGCGAGAAGTAGCCGCCCGGCTTGAGCACCCTGGACACCTCGCTGAGGAACCGCGCCAGGTCGGGGTAGGTGTGCGAGCTCTCGATGTTGATCACCACGTCCACCTCGCCGTCGCCGAACGGCAGTTCTTCGGCGTCGCCCTGCACGTAACGCAGGGTGCGGCCCCGGCTCAGCGTGGCGGTGGCCCGCTCGATCGCCCGCGGTGACAGGTCCAGCCCGGTGAACTCGCCGCCACCGGCGATGCGGGACAGGAAGTTCAGCCCCTCGCCCATGCCGCAGCCCACTTCCAGCACCGATCGACCGGCGTAGTCGCCGAACTCGATCGGCACGGCCTTCAGCGCGGTGTAGTACAGCTGCTCAGAGATGCCGTCGGTGTCGAACTCGCCGAACCCGGGGATCAGCTCCGCGATCTCCTTCGCCACCACCGGGTCGTACATCCCCCAGTTCCAGATGTCGCCCTTGGCCGACCCGGCCGCGGCCATGTCGTAGACCGAGGAGGTGGTGTCCTTCATCCGGACGCTGCGCGAGTCGCTGAACGCCCGCGAGCCCTCGGTGGCGTTGATCTCGTTGAGGCCTTCGGTGAATTCGCTGAAGATCTTCGGTGCGGTCACTGCTGTCCCTCTCGCGGGTCGTGGGTGGTCACGCGGCCCGGCGCCAGTAGGCGCTGCTGGCGTCGATCGGCACGATCTCGTCGTCGATGGCCAGCCGGGTCCGGTAGTCGTGCACGGCTTCCTTGCAGCTGGGGATGACGTAGTCGTCGACGATCACGTAGCCGCCGGGGGAGACCTTCGGGTACAGGCTCTCCAGCGCGTCCATGGTCGAGTCGTAGAGGTCGCCGTCGAGGCGCAGCACGGCGATCCGCTCGATCGGCGCGGTCGGCAGCGTGTCGGCGAACCACCCTTCGAGGAAGCGCACCTGCTCGTCGAGCAGGTCGTAGGCGCGGAAGTTGGCCTGCACCTGCTCGAGCGAGACAGCCAGCTGGTCGTTCGACTTGTGCAGCGCCATGTACCGGTCGACCGGGTGGCTGTCGTCGGTGGTCTCCGGCATGCCCTGGAAGGAGTCGGCCAGCCACACCGTGCGGTCGGTGTTCCCGTGGGCCTGCAACACCGCGCGGGTGAAGATGGACGCGCCACCACGCCAGACGCCGGTCTCCACGAAGTCGCCGGGGACCTCGTCCATGAGCACGCGTTCCACGCAGAACTGCAGGTTGTCCAGCCGCTTCAGGCCCACCATGGTGTGGGCGGTGGTGGGCCAGTCGAGGCCGTTTTCCCGCTTCTCCGGCTCGTAGCCCGAGCCGTCGTACCAGTCGGCGGCCTGCGCGGGATCCGCGTAGATCACATTCGTCAGCACTTTCTTCATCAAATCCAGGTACAGCACGCGGCCGTCCTCCATCGCGGATTCTCCCATTCGAGGGTTCGAAGATTATTCGCGCGCGTGGTCCCCAGGCCGCGTGCGCGTTCGACTAAACCACGCTCGCGTCGGCTACTCAAGCGCCGAGGTGCGGGCGTGCTGGTCCCGGTGGAATAAGCGCTCGCCATTCGTTGAATTCCGTCGTAAGTCGTCGGCCATTCGGGCGAGATGGGGATCACAACAGGTGATCTTCGGCGCGGACGGGTATTGCGCAACTCCGGTAATAATCCCGATCGTGCGGATTCGCCACGCTTGTCCATGGCTAAGGCTGCCCTAAAAGTGCCAGGTCAGTCGCCTCGGATCCACTGGCGGGCCGGATAAATCGGTGAACTTTCCAGTAGCTGCGTACGCAGTCCCGAAGTGGTGCCGTTTGTCCGAATTGAAGTCCGCGTCAACGGATTCCGCCATTGGAGTGGTGCTCCTTTTGTCCTTCTCGAGCCCTGTGTTACTAGCCCAGGTGGGGCCGGATGTGCTGCGGTGTGGGCTGCTCCGGGCAACCTTGACAGCCCTGAGTCGCCAACTTATGGTCGGGACGGTAGTGAATTCCGCGCTGACGTGCACGGGTGGGACCGTGTGCAACTCGTCGGTTTCGTTCAAATAACTGGGGCGTCTTTTTATCGGCAGGGAAAATCGCGGCCGCTGAACCACGGCCGCGGTTCCGACTTGCCCGCCTTTTACCGGGTGTGGAGGTAGGTGCATGGAGCTCCGGCGGGTCCGCGTCGGCCTTCCGCAGCTGTCCGTCGGGGGGCTTTCGGAGAACTGGCTGTTCAAGGAGTTCGGTGATCTCCACTGGCAGCTGCTGCAGGACCGCTTCGGCCGTCCGGTCACCGAACTCCGCGACGCCGCCGGGCAGCGGCTGCTGCCTGCCTTCGTCCGCATCCGGCTGACGGCCGAGCCGTCGCTGCGCGCGTTCGCCGAGGGCGACGAATGCCGGTTCACCGGCGAACTCGGCCAGGTGGACGAGCACAGCTTCGCCGCCGACCTGGCCTTCGACGGCCCGGACGGGCGGGTGACCGCCCGCCTGCTCACCGTCTTCGTCCGCCGCGGCGAGGGCAACCTGCTCAGCCCCGGCGTGCCCGAACCGCCCGCCGAGAGCACGCCGCCCACCGCCGAGCACCTCGAGTTCCAGCGCGAATTCCTCGCCGCCCGCGGCGCCGATCGAACCGGGAAAGCCCTGTTCACCAGCGATTACCGGCTCAACCCGTACCACGACCTCAACGGCGCCGGCCTGCTGTACTTCGCCTCCTACCCGCACCTCAGCGACCACGGCGAGCGTGAATACCTCCGGCACAGCGGCCGCGGCGGCGACTGGGCCGTGGACGCCGCCACCGTCTCGCGTGACGTGCTCTACCTCGGCAACTGCGGCCCCGACGACGAGGTGCGGATCAGCCAGGACGCCTGTGAGTTCTCCGAGGGAGACAGTGGTCTGGTCCACTTGGCCGCCACGCTCACCCGGGCGTCCGACGGCGGCCCGCTGGCCCGGATCACCACGACCAAGCTGATCACCGCATCCGCGCCGGTCCCGGTGCGGCAGCAGGAAAACCTGGGCAGCAGCGCCGAACTGGCCGCCCGCCTCCAGCCGCTGCTCGCCGCCGCGCTGGACCTCGAACCCGGCGAGTTCACCCCGGACACCGACCTCCGGCGGCATGGTCTGGACAGCTTCGCGCTGACCACGTTCGCCGCGGCGGCCACCGAGGCGCTCGGTGCCGAGGTCGATCCGAGCCGCCTCTTCCAGGCGTTTTCCGTGGCGGACATCGCCGCGGTCTTAACCGGCGAAACCGGTGAGACCCGGAAAACCCGAGCGCCCGTGCAAGCCGAGCCCGTCAGCGACGACGCGATCGCGGTGATCGGCATGGCCGGGCGTTTCCCCGGTGCCGACTCGGTCGACGAGCTGTGGCAGGTCCTGGACCAGGGCCGCGAGACCATCGGCGAGGTGCCCGCCGACCGCTGGGACTGGCGCGCGCTGCGGGCCGAGCACCCCGGTCTCGGCGACAAGATCCCGGCCAGGGGCGGGTTCCTGCGGGACATCCGCCGCTTCGACCACGCCTTCTTCCACATCTCCCCGCGTGAAGCCGAGCTGATGGACCCGCAGCAGCGGCTGTTCCTGGAGGTCGCCTGGGCGGCCTTCGAAGAGGCGGGCTACGACGTGACCGGCCTGGACGGCAGCCGGATCGGCGTGTTCGCCGGTGCCTGCCACCAGGACTACGCCGCCCTGCTGCGCGAGCACCTGCGCGAGGCCGAGCCGCACCAGACGGTGGCGACCTCTTTCTCGATCATCCCGAACCGCGTGTCGTACGCCTT from the Amycolatopsis magusensis genome contains:
- a CDS encoding TylF/MycF family methyltransferase produces the protein MGESAMEDGRVLYLDLMKKVLTNVIYADPAQAADWYDGSGYEPEKRENGLDWPTTAHTMVGLKRLDNLQFCVERVLMDEVPGDFVETGVWRGGASIFTRAVLQAHGNTDRTVWLADSFQGMPETTDDSHPVDRYMALHKSNDQLAVSLEQVQANFRAYDLLDEQVRFLEGWFADTLPTAPIERIAVLRLDGDLYDSTMDALESLYPKVSPGGYVIVDDYVIPSCKEAVHDYRTRLAIDDEIVPIDASSAYWRRAA
- a CDS encoding class I SAM-dependent methyltransferase; protein product: MTAPKIFSEFTEGLNEINATEGSRAFSDSRSVRMKDTTSSVYDMAAAGSAKGDIWNWGMYDPVVAKEIAELIPGFGEFDTDGISEQLYYTALKAVPIEFGDYAGRSVLEVGCGMGEGLNFLSRIAGGGEFTGLDLSPRAIERATATLSRGRTLRYVQGDAEELPFGDGEVDVVINIESSHTYPDLARFLSEVSRVLKPGGYFSHIDVFTAKRLEVLRSLKGELPGLDWVHEQDLSPQVKAGIRRRLAPGSHFHRKLAEKRVPALARPIVKHSSAVIFGGVFAGHQDTAYIKLLRKLGVLPSGRHLEVESYRHHVAVKRA